A part of Mustela erminea isolate mMusErm1 chromosome 9, mMusErm1.Pri, whole genome shotgun sequence genomic DNA contains:
- the CCDC89 gene encoding coiled-coil domain-containing protein 89 has product MPQKEKPLNMDPPAPEEPLEEQTKKLEKQEEEMEFKELDGLRDALANLRGLSEEEKSEKAMLCSRIQEQSQLICILKRRSDEALERCQILELLNTELEEKMVLEAEKLKAKSAHAQQLEERFMTLAANHELMIRFKDEHKSQNVKLREENEKLRLENSNLFSQALKDQEAKVSQLTARSEALSKDLETVKQRCAQEAHQAQAREKELLELQSQRAGAHTKEVEQLRSQLQSLKQKHQQAVEQLAKAEQAHGSLNQELQARLQTVTREKDELLQLAMERGRVLQNKQAEIRQLEEKLETAEVARRHALERFEQEAMAVDSNLRVRELQRRVDGIQKAYDELRLQSEAFKKHSLDLLSKERELNAKLRHLFP; this is encoded by the coding sequence ATGCCTCAGAAAGAGAAGCCTCTCAACATGGATCCTCCAGCCCCGGAAGAGCCCTTAGAGGAGCAAaccaaaaaactagaaaagcaGGAAGAGGAGATGGAGTTTAAGGAACTGGATGGTCTCAGGGACGCTTTGGCAAACCTCCGGGGTCTATCCGAGGAGGAGAAGAGCGAGAAGGCGATGCTTTGCTCCCGCATCCAAGAGCAGTCCCAGCTCATCTGCATCCTGAAGCGGAGGTCAGACGAGGCCCTGGAGCGCTGCCAGATCCTGGAGCTGCTCAACACAGAGCTGGAGGAGAAGATGGTGCTGGAGGCTGAGAAGCTGAAGGCCAAGAGCGCGCACGCCCAGCAGCTGGAGGAACGCTTTATGACCTTGGCAGCCAACCACGAGTTGATGATCCGCTTCAAGGACGAACACAAGAGTCAGAACGTGAAGCTCAGGGAGGAGAATGAGAAGCTGAGGCTGGAGAACAGCAACCTCTTCAGCCAGGCTCTGAAGGACCAGGAGGCCAAAGTGTCGCAGCTCACCGCGCGGAGCGAGGCCCTGTCCAAGGACCTGGAGACGGTGAAACAGAGATGCGCTCAGGAGGCCCACCAGGCGCAAGCCAGAGAGAAGGAGCTGCTGGAGCTGCAGAGCCAGCGGGCCGGCGCCCACACCAAGGAGGTGGAGCAGCTGCGCAGCCAGCTGCAGAGCCTCAAGCAGAAGCACCAGCAGGCCGTGGAGCAGCTGGCCAAGGCCGAGCAGGCGCACGGCAGCCTGAACCAGGAGCTGCAGGCCAGGCTGCAGACAGTCACTCGCGAGAAAGATGAGCTGTTGCAGCTGGCCATGGAGAGGGGCCGGGTGCTTCAGAACAAGCAAGCAGAGATCCGGCAGCTCGAGGAGAAGCTGGAGACAGCCGAAGTGGCCCGGAGGCATGCCCTGGAGAGGTTCGAACAAGAGGCAATGGCCGTGGACAGTAACTTGAGAGTCCGAGAACTTCAGCGCAGGGTCGACGGGATCCAGAAGGCCTATGATGAACTCAGGCTGCAGTCTGAAGCCTTCAAAAAGCACAGCCTGGATCTTTTAAGCAAGGAGAGAGAGCTCAATGCCAAACTCCGCCATCTCTTTCCATAG